One Sphingomonas limnosediminicola DNA segment encodes these proteins:
- the smpB gene encoding SsrA-binding protein SmpB, whose amino-acid sequence MAKPLPQPFDKQRVVAENRRARYDYFVEERFEAGIQLAGTEVKSLRHGEGSIAESYATVDGDEIWLINSHIPEYSHGNRLNHEPRRPRKLLLRNREIAKLNGAITRQGLTLVPLSIYFNGRGRAKVELALARGKKVHDKRESIKERDWKRDQQRLLRHNA is encoded by the coding sequence ATGGCCAAGCCGCTCCCGCAACCGTTCGACAAGCAGAGGGTCGTCGCCGAGAACCGACGCGCGCGCTACGACTATTTCGTCGAAGAGCGCTTTGAAGCCGGCATCCAGCTTGCCGGGACCGAAGTGAAATCACTTCGTCACGGCGAAGGTTCGATTGCAGAGAGCTATGCGACGGTTGACGGTGACGAGATCTGGCTCATCAACAGCCATATTCCCGAATATAGTCACGGAAACCGCCTGAACCACGAACCGCGTCGCCCGCGTAAGTTGTTGCTCCGTAACCGAGAAATTGCAAAGCTCAATGGCGCTATCACCCGGCAGGGGCTGACCCTCGTTCCACTGTCGATCTATTTCAATGGAAGGGGCCGGGCGAAGGTCGAATTGGCCCTCGCTCGGGGTAAGAAGGTTCACGACAAGCGTGAATCGATTAAGGAGCGGGATTGGAAGCGGGACCAGCA